The following are from one region of the Luteimonas sp. MC1572 genome:
- the msrP gene encoding protein-methionine-sulfoxide reductase catalytic subunit MsrP, whose protein sequence is MRQRDIPTIASDEITDEAVYRDRRRLLKTLALAPALVAAGCRGGEPPAPVAGPAPSAASLAAGLRTAEEQTRYEDATSYNNFYEFGSGKADPSRAAKTLVTSPWNIEVSGECAKPGTLAIEHLLAGLVPEERVYRMRCVEGWSMVIPWLGVPLGAVLKRLQPTAAAKYVAFTSLADPRQMPGVRSPIIDWPYREGLRMDEAMHPLTLLVTGMYGKPLPQQNGAPLRLVVPWKYGFKGIKSIVAIEFTRTRPRTAWNDMQPREYGFFANVNPAVDHPRWSQKTERRIAGSGNRLFAERIATRPFNGYGEQVASMYAGLDLERWY, encoded by the coding sequence ATGCGCCAGCGCGACATCCCCACCATCGCGAGCGATGAAATCACCGACGAGGCGGTCTATCGCGACCGCAGGCGCCTGCTGAAGACGCTGGCGCTGGCCCCCGCCCTGGTGGCGGCAGGCTGCCGTGGCGGTGAACCACCAGCACCGGTGGCAGGCCCCGCACCGTCCGCCGCCTCGCTGGCCGCGGGGCTGCGCACCGCCGAGGAGCAGACGCGCTACGAAGACGCGACCAGCTACAACAATTTCTACGAGTTCGGCAGCGGCAAGGCCGATCCGTCGCGCGCGGCGAAGACGCTGGTGACCTCGCCGTGGAACATCGAGGTTTCCGGGGAGTGCGCGAAGCCGGGCACCCTGGCCATCGAGCACCTGCTGGCCGGACTGGTCCCGGAAGAACGCGTCTACAGGATGCGCTGCGTTGAAGGCTGGTCGATGGTGATCCCGTGGCTGGGCGTCCCGCTTGGCGCGGTGCTGAAGCGGCTGCAGCCTACCGCCGCCGCGAAATACGTCGCCTTCACTTCGCTCGCCGACCCGCGGCAGATGCCGGGCGTCCGCAGCCCGATCATCGACTGGCCCTACCGCGAAGGCCTGCGCATGGATGAAGCCATGCACCCGCTCACGCTGCTCGTCACGGGGATGTACGGCAAGCCGCTGCCGCAGCAGAACGGCGCACCGCTGCGGCTGGTGGTGCCGTGGAAGTACGGGTTCAAGGGGATCAAGTCGATTGTCGCGATCGAGTTCACCCGCACCCGGCCGCGCACGGCCTGGAACGACATGCAGCCCCGGGAATACGGATTCTTCGCCAACGTCAATCCGGCCGTCGACCACCCGCGCTGGAGCCAGAAGACCGAGCGGCGCATCGCCGGCAGCGGCAACCGCCTGTTCGCCGAGCGCATCGCGACCCGGCCGTTCAACGGCTACGGCGAGCAGGTCGCCTCGATGTACGCCGGCCTGGACCTGGAGCGCTGGTACTGA
- the serC gene encoding 3-phosphoserine/phosphohydroxythreonine transaminase codes for MSRAYNFSPGPAALPESVLRQAQQDMLEWGDAGASIVEISHRGPEFMAVAAAAEADLRTLLSIPDDYAVLFLPGGATTQQALLPLNFAAPGQRVDYVLTGHWGKTATRQAHAYVDLNVAASSEAGGFRDIPQAGEWRLSPDAAYVHVTANETIHGVEFRPADAGGHAFPDTGDVPLFADFSSSIASEPLDISRFGAIYAGAQKNLGPVGIAVVIVRRDLLERAGQPRADIFDYRLQLAAESMLNTPPTWNWYLAGLVFRWMLDEGGVAEFARRNAEKARLLYAAIDGSGGFYRNEVDAAVRSRMNVPFFLADDAHDAAFLDGARAAGLIGLKGHRVLGGMRASIYNAMPVSGVAALVDYMQAFQQRHG; via the coding sequence ATGTCCCGCGCCTACAATTTCAGCCCCGGTCCAGCCGCACTCCCGGAGAGCGTATTGCGCCAGGCGCAGCAGGACATGCTGGAGTGGGGTGATGCCGGCGCATCGATTGTCGAGATCAGCCACCGCGGCCCCGAGTTCATGGCCGTGGCCGCCGCCGCCGAAGCCGACCTGCGCACCCTGCTGTCGATCCCGGACGATTACGCGGTGCTGTTCCTGCCCGGCGGCGCCACCACCCAGCAGGCGTTGCTGCCGTTGAACTTCGCGGCCCCCGGGCAGCGCGTCGACTACGTGCTGACCGGGCACTGGGGCAAGACCGCCACGCGCCAGGCCCACGCCTACGTCGACCTGAACGTCGCGGCGAGCAGCGAGGCGGGCGGCTTCCGCGACATCCCGCAGGCTGGCGAATGGCGCCTGTCGCCGGACGCGGCCTACGTGCATGTCACCGCCAACGAGACCATCCATGGCGTCGAGTTCCGCCCGGCTGACGCCGGTGGGCACGCGTTCCCGGACACCGGCGACGTGCCGCTGTTCGCGGATTTCAGCTCCAGCATCGCCTCGGAGCCGCTCGACATCTCGCGCTTCGGCGCGATCTACGCGGGCGCGCAGAAGAACCTCGGGCCGGTCGGCATCGCGGTGGTGATCGTGCGCCGCGACCTGCTCGAGCGCGCCGGCCAGCCGCGCGCGGACATCTTCGACTACCGCCTGCAGCTGGCCGCCGAGTCGATGCTCAACACGCCGCCCACCTGGAACTGGTACCTGGCCGGCCTGGTGTTCCGCTGGATGCTGGACGAAGGCGGGGTGGCCGAGTTCGCGCGCCGCAACGCCGAGAAGGCGCGGCTGCTGTACGCGGCGATCGACGGCTCGGGCGGCTTCTACCGCAACGAGGTCGACGCGGCGGTGCGCTCGCGCATGAACGTGCCGTTCTTCCTCGCCGACGACGCGCACGATGCGGCGTTCCTGGACGGCGCGCGCGCGGCCGGGCTGATCGGTCTCAAGGGCCATCGGGTGCTGGGCGGCATGCGCGCCTCGATCTACAACGCCATGCCGGTGTCGGGCGTGGCGGCGCTGGTCGACTACATGCAGGCGTTCCAGCAGCGCCATGGTTGA
- the hisC gene encoding histidinol-phosphate transaminase has translation MAQLDGDAHRARRSDDAAWALARAVAPVRALRAYDPGHDIVALRRGFAPSALLELGSNENPYGPGPRAREAAAAALGEIHRYPDPLAGELKRALAAHHGVDAAQLVMGNGSHELLMQLAQVFAGPGDEVLVPEYGFAVFTIAAHAVGASLRRAPAFAPGAAMPRGHDLDALCAAITPATRLVYIDNPNNPTGTWFGTTAFARFMDAVPDDVVVVVDEAYAELADAADFASALALLPRHRNLVITRTFSKAYALAGLRIGYAIANASLAAMLERVRESFNVGLVAQAAAIAALGDKDWLEDTSQRNREERARLAAALRARGFTVAPSQANFLLVETGAATPRIEAVLLASGIVLRPMAGYGLPASVRITVGTAADNARLLQALDALP, from the coding sequence ATGGCGCAGTTGGATGGCGACGCCCACCGTGCCCGTCGCAGCGACGATGCCGCATGGGCGCTGGCGCGTGCGGTGGCGCCGGTGCGTGCCCTGCGTGCCTACGACCCGGGGCACGACATCGTCGCGCTGCGGCGCGGCTTCGCACCCAGTGCGCTGCTCGAACTCGGTTCCAACGAGAACCCCTACGGGCCCGGCCCGCGCGCGCGCGAGGCGGCCGCAGCGGCGCTCGGCGAGATCCACCGTTATCCCGATCCGCTGGCCGGCGAGCTCAAGCGCGCACTGGCCGCGCACCACGGCGTGGATGCCGCGCAGCTGGTGATGGGCAACGGCTCGCACGAGCTGCTGATGCAGCTGGCGCAGGTGTTCGCCGGCCCTGGCGACGAGGTTCTGGTGCCCGAATACGGCTTCGCGGTGTTCACGATCGCGGCCCACGCCGTCGGCGCGTCGCTGCGCCGTGCGCCGGCGTTCGCGCCTGGCGCGGCAATGCCGCGCGGCCACGACCTCGATGCGCTGTGCGCGGCGATCACGCCCGCCACCCGCCTCGTCTACATCGACAACCCCAACAACCCGACCGGCACCTGGTTCGGCACGACGGCATTCGCGCGCTTCATGGACGCGGTGCCGGACGACGTGGTGGTTGTGGTCGACGAGGCGTATGCCGAGCTTGCCGATGCGGCGGACTTCGCCAGCGCGCTGGCGCTGCTGCCGCGCCACCGCAACCTCGTCATCACCCGCACCTTCAGCAAGGCCTACGCGCTGGCAGGGCTGCGGATCGGCTACGCGATCGCCAACGCGTCGCTGGCCGCGATGCTCGAACGCGTGCGCGAGAGCTTCAACGTAGGGCTGGTGGCGCAGGCGGCCGCGATCGCGGCGCTCGGCGACAAGGACTGGCTCGAGGACACGTCGCAGCGCAACCGCGAGGAGCGCGCGCGGCTTGCCGCGGCGTTGCGCGCGCGCGGCTTCACGGTCGCGCCGTCGCAGGCCAATTTCCTGCTGGTCGAGACCGGTGCCGCGACGCCGCGCATCGAGGCCGTGTTGCTCGCTTCGGGCATCGTGCTGCGACCGATGGCCGGCTACGGGCTGCCCGCGAGCGTGCGGATCACCGTCGGCACGGCCGCCGACAACGCGCGCCTGCTGCAGGCGCTGGACGCCCTGCCATGA
- the aroA gene encoding 3-phosphoshikimate 1-carboxyvinyltransferase: MSVVREDWVAAPGRALSGDTSVPGDKSISHRAVMLAALADGMSRIDGFLEGEDTRATAAIFSAMGVRIDAPSASTRIVHGVGMDGLRAPASLLDCGNSGTAMRLLSGLLAGQSFDTVLGGDASLSRRPMLRVMAPLRAMGAAIDSDDGERPPLRIAGGRSLRGIRFDSPVASAQVKSAVLLAGLYADGATEVHEPHPTRDYTERMLSAFGWPVEYAPGMARLVGGHRLRGRDIEVPGDFSSAAFLIVAATLVPGSVLMLRSVGVDPRRTGLLDALRAMGADIRELDRRAGACGPVSDLVVRHAPLRGIALPEALVPDMIDELPVFAIAAACAQGTTRVTGAAELRVKESDRIRAMAAGLAALGGRVQETSDGMVIEGGRLRAGSVDSFGDHRVAMAFAVAAQRAEGEVAIADVANVATSFPEFETLARALGFGLERAPPASA, encoded by the coding sequence ATGAGCGTCGTACGCGAGGACTGGGTGGCCGCGCCGGGGCGGGCGCTGTCCGGCGATACCAGCGTTCCCGGCGACAAGTCGATCTCGCACCGCGCGGTGATGCTGGCGGCACTGGCCGATGGCATGTCGCGCATCGATGGTTTCCTGGAAGGCGAGGACACCCGCGCCACGGCGGCGATCTTCAGCGCGATGGGCGTGCGCATCGACGCGCCATCGGCGTCCACGCGGATCGTCCACGGCGTCGGGATGGACGGTCTGCGCGCGCCGGCGTCGCTGCTCGATTGCGGCAATTCCGGCACCGCGATGCGGCTGCTGTCCGGCCTGCTGGCCGGGCAGTCCTTCGACACGGTGCTGGGCGGCGACGCGTCGCTGTCGCGCCGGCCGATGCTGCGGGTCATGGCGCCGCTGCGCGCGATGGGCGCCGCGATCGACTCCGACGACGGCGAGAGGCCGCCGCTGCGCATCGCTGGCGGGCGGTCCTTGCGTGGCATCCGCTTCGATTCACCGGTGGCCAGCGCGCAGGTCAAGTCGGCGGTGCTGCTGGCCGGGCTGTACGCCGACGGCGCCACCGAAGTGCATGAGCCGCATCCGACCCGCGACTACACCGAACGCATGCTGTCGGCGTTCGGCTGGCCGGTTGAATACGCGCCGGGCATGGCGCGCCTCGTGGGCGGCCATCGGCTGCGCGGGCGCGACATCGAGGTGCCCGGTGATTTTTCTTCGGCGGCATTCCTGATCGTGGCCGCGACGCTGGTGCCGGGCTCGGTACTCATGTTGCGCTCGGTGGGAGTCGATCCCCGCCGCACCGGGCTGCTCGACGCGCTGCGTGCGATGGGCGCCGACATCCGCGAACTCGACCGCCGCGCCGGCGCCTGCGGTCCGGTGTCCGACCTCGTGGTGCGCCACGCGCCGCTGCGGGGCATCGCGCTGCCGGAGGCGCTGGTGCCGGACATGATTGACGAGCTCCCGGTGTTCGCCATTGCCGCCGCATGCGCGCAGGGCACCACGCGCGTGACCGGGGCGGCAGAACTGCGCGTCAAGGAGTCCGACCGCATCCGCGCCATGGCCGCGGGGCTGGCGGCGCTCGGCGGACGTGTGCAGGAAACGTCCGACGGCATGGTCATCGAGGGTGGCAGGCTGCGCGCCGGCAGCGTTGACAGCTTTGGTGACCACCGCGTGGCGATGGCGTTCGCGGTGGCGGCGCAGCGCGCCGAAGGCGAGGTCGCGATTGCCGACGTTGCCAACGTGGCCACGTCATTCCCGGAGTTCGAGACCTTGGCCCGAGCGCTCGGCTTCGGGCTGGAGCGCGCGCCACCCGCGTCTGCCTGA
- a CDS encoding energy transducer TonB yields the protein MSDPNPPPAPRPPADPRLQRDTVSDRKSASPLIWILLLLAVLAFGWYVYNQRGSVSSAPEPAAPPAIDIGDSQDAAAERERAADEARQKKERDRQAEAARAPAAKPPSTRQPDREATPITRVEPTYPATAYRAREEGTVLVTANVDASGVPLSVDVARRSGSRALDQAAVAAVRQWRFEPAMRGGKAVASTVEVPVSFRLDR from the coding sequence ATGTCCGATCCGAACCCGCCGCCTGCCCCCAGGCCGCCAGCCGATCCGCGCTTGCAACGGGACACCGTTTCCGATCGCAAGAGCGCCAGTCCGCTGATCTGGATCCTGCTGCTGCTGGCCGTACTCGCCTTCGGCTGGTACGTGTACAACCAGCGCGGGAGCGTCTCCAGCGCACCTGAACCCGCTGCCCCGCCCGCGATCGATATCGGCGACAGCCAGGACGCCGCCGCAGAACGTGAACGCGCGGCCGATGAGGCGCGCCAGAAGAAAGAACGCGATCGCCAGGCCGAGGCAGCGCGCGCGCCCGCCGCGAAGCCGCCATCGACCCGCCAGCCGGACCGCGAGGCCACGCCGATTACCCGCGTGGAGCCGACTTACCCCGCTACCGCGTATCGCGCGCGCGAGGAAGGCACGGTGCTGGTGACGGCAAACGTCGACGCAAGCGGCGTACCGCTCAGCGTGGATGTCGCGCGCCGCAGCGGCTCGCGCGCACTGGACCAGGCGGCGGTGGCGGCGGTGCGCCAGTGGCGCTTTGAACCGGCGATGCGCGGCGGCAAGGCCGTGGCCTCGACCGTGGAGGTCCCGGTCAGTTTCCGCCTCGACCGCTGA
- a CDS encoding energy transducer TonB, with product MRGWSLVAAAIGVGMALFLVIWLGQRDDDGFYRTDEQAPAAASPAFRPLPAPPLGGAPADTTLPEPPASSARIEEPAAPAPAQRSETPAAAAPPQLAATELSASSPVPIESPGPRYPTRALRRGQSGEVLLRIHVDARGMPAQVEVISSSGSTDLDRAARDAVRRWRFRPAMRNGAPAAGVVNVPITFDSGR from the coding sequence TTGCGCGGCTGGTCGCTGGTCGCCGCCGCGATCGGCGTCGGCATGGCGTTGTTCCTGGTGATCTGGCTCGGCCAGCGCGACGACGACGGGTTCTACAGGACAGACGAACAGGCGCCAGCCGCGGCCTCGCCGGCGTTCCGACCCCTGCCCGCGCCTCCGCTTGGCGGCGCTCCTGCCGACACCACCCTGCCCGAACCCCCTGCGTCCTCGGCGCGGATAGAAGAACCTGCAGCGCCTGCCCCCGCGCAGCGATCGGAAACCCCGGCCGCCGCGGCGCCGCCGCAGCTTGCCGCCACCGAACTCTCCGCGAGTTCACCGGTGCCGATCGAAAGCCCCGGGCCCAGGTATCCGACGCGCGCCCTGCGGCGCGGTCAGTCCGGCGAGGTCCTGCTGCGCATCCATGTCGACGCCCGCGGCATGCCGGCGCAGGTCGAGGTCATTTCGAGCAGCGGCTCCACCGACCTCGATCGCGCTGCACGCGATGCGGTGCGACGCTGGCGCTTCCGCCCGGCGATGCGCAACGGCGCGCCGGCCGCGGGCGTCGTGAATGTGCCGATCACGTTCGACAGCGGTCGCTGA
- the serS gene encoding serine--tRNA ligase produces MLDPNLLRQDPRALALQLRVSRGFDLDADVLERLETERKSLQVRTQELQNLRNTRSKAIGQAKARGEDAAPLLAEVAGLGEELKASEAGLDRIKAELEAIALGLPNLPDASVPAGRDESGNVEQHRWGTPRTFDFEVRDHVDLGARHGWLDGDAGARLSGARFTVLRGQLARLHRALAQFMLDLHVGTHGYEETNVPLLVNAESMRGTGQLPKFEDDLFATLVGEGEAASRRYLVPTAEVPLTNTVRDTIVEAADLPLRMAAHSLCFRAEAGAHGRDTRGMIRQHQFEKVELVSVTRPAESDAEHERMTRCAEVVLESLGLPYRRMLLCSGDMGFSAQKTYDLEVWLPSQDTWREISSCSNCGDFQARRMLARWRSDETGKPEPVHTLNGSGVAVGRALIAVMENYQQADGSITVPEALRPYMAGLETLS; encoded by the coding sequence ATGCTCGATCCCAACCTTCTCCGCCAGGATCCCCGCGCGCTCGCCCTGCAACTGCGCGTGAGCCGCGGTTTCGACCTGGACGCCGACGTGCTGGAGCGGCTGGAAACCGAGCGAAAGTCGCTCCAGGTGCGGACCCAGGAGCTGCAGAACCTGCGCAACACGCGCAGCAAGGCCATCGGCCAGGCCAAGGCCCGTGGCGAGGATGCCGCGCCGCTGCTCGCCGAAGTTGCCGGTCTGGGCGAGGAACTGAAGGCGTCCGAAGCCGGGCTGGACCGCATCAAGGCCGAGCTGGAAGCCATCGCGCTCGGCCTCCCCAACCTGCCTGACGCGAGCGTTCCGGCCGGCCGCGACGAGTCCGGCAACGTCGAGCAGCATCGCTGGGGCACCCCGCGCACGTTCGACTTCGAGGTTCGCGACCACGTCGACCTCGGCGCGCGCCACGGCTGGCTCGACGGCGATGCCGGCGCGCGGCTCTCGGGTGCACGCTTCACCGTGCTGCGCGGCCAGCTCGCGCGCCTGCACCGCGCGCTGGCGCAGTTCATGTTGGACCTCCACGTGGGAACCCACGGCTACGAGGAAACCAACGTCCCGCTGCTGGTCAACGCCGAGTCGATGCGCGGCACGGGACAGCTGCCGAAGTTCGAGGACGACCTGTTCGCGACCCTGGTTGGCGAGGGCGAGGCGGCGTCCAGGCGCTATCTGGTGCCGACCGCCGAAGTGCCGTTGACCAACACCGTGCGCGACACGATCGTCGAAGCCGCCGACCTGCCGCTGCGCATGGCGGCGCACTCGCTGTGCTTCCGCGCCGAGGCAGGCGCCCACGGCCGCGATACCCGCGGCATGATCCGCCAGCACCAGTTCGAGAAGGTCGAGCTGGTGTCGGTCACCCGGCCTGCCGAGAGCGATGCCGAACACGAGCGCATGACGCGCTGCGCCGAGGTGGTGCTCGAGTCGCTGGGCTTGCCGTACCGGCGCATGCTGCTGTGCAGCGGCGACATGGGCTTCTCGGCGCAGAAGACCTACGACCTCGAGGTGTGGCTGCCCTCGCAGGACACCTGGCGCGAGATTTCGTCGTGCTCCAACTGCGGCGATTTCCAGGCGCGGCGCATGCTGGCGCGCTGGCGCAGCGATGAAACGGGCAAGCCCGAACCCGTGCACACCCTCAATGGCTCCGGGGTCGCCGTCGGCCGCGCGCTGATCGCGGTGATGGAGAACTACCAGCAGGCGGATGGCTCGATCACGGTGCCGGAAGCGCTGCGGCCGTACATGGCTGGCCTGGAAACGTTGTCCTGA
- a CDS encoding LysR substrate-binding domain-containing protein, whose translation MQDLNDLYYFAMVVDHGGFAAAERALGIPKSRLSRRISQLETELGVRLLQRSTRRFAVTDVGQSVYRHAQSMLAEATAAREVVDRLSAEPRGLVRVSVPVGLAQQQMPQILPEFLARHPQVRLQMHVSNRRVDVINEGFDVAIRVRNKLDDDGSLVMRSFGQIQELLVASPTYLDRAGRPTSPEELNDHTTMTMGEDEVRQRWELQGTSGETRRIELKPRVAGFDFPMLMALAKQGLGITMLPETLCAEPVRNGELEVVLPEWRLPQGIAHVVFASRRGMLPAVRVFIDYLAEKLPPLIESSRVDCGSCRRGETEGHVHATPTAA comes from the coding sequence ATGCAGGATCTGAACGATCTCTATTACTTCGCCATGGTGGTTGACCACGGCGGCTTCGCGGCAGCGGAACGCGCGCTCGGCATTCCGAAATCCAGGCTCTCGCGGCGCATCAGCCAGCTTGAAACCGAACTCGGTGTGCGCCTGCTGCAGCGTTCCACCCGACGCTTCGCGGTCACCGATGTCGGCCAGAGCGTGTATCGCCACGCCCAGTCGATGCTCGCCGAGGCCACGGCCGCGCGCGAGGTCGTGGACCGGCTGAGCGCCGAGCCGCGCGGCCTGGTGCGCGTCAGCGTGCCGGTGGGCCTGGCGCAGCAGCAGATGCCGCAGATCCTGCCGGAATTCCTGGCGCGCCATCCGCAGGTGCGGCTGCAGATGCATGTCAGCAATCGCCGAGTCGACGTGATCAACGAAGGCTTCGACGTCGCCATCCGCGTGCGCAACAAGCTCGACGACGACGGCAGCCTGGTGATGCGCAGCTTCGGCCAGATCCAGGAACTGCTCGTCGCCAGCCCGACCTATCTCGATCGCGCCGGGCGGCCGACGTCGCCGGAGGAGTTGAACGACCACACCACCATGACCATGGGCGAGGACGAGGTGCGCCAGCGCTGGGAGCTGCAGGGCACGTCCGGCGAGACGCGCCGCATCGAGCTGAAGCCACGCGTGGCGGGTTTCGATTTCCCGATGCTGATGGCCCTGGCCAAGCAGGGGCTCGGCATCACCATGCTGCCCGAGACGCTGTGCGCGGAGCCGGTGCGCAATGGCGAGCTGGAGGTGGTTCTTCCCGAATGGCGGCTGCCGCAGGGCATCGCCCACGTGGTGTTCGCATCGCGTCGCGGCATGCTGCCGGCGGTGCGCGTGTTCATCGATTACCTGGCCGAGAAGCTGCCGCCGCTGATCGAATCCTCGCGCGTGGATTGCGGCTCGTGCCGTCGTGGCGAGACCGAGGGCCACGTGCACGCCACGCCCACCGCGGCCTGA
- a CDS encoding response regulator, which yields MTIRVYVVDDHALVRAGMRMILSAEADIEVVGEAESGEVALPQIRALKPDIVLCDLHLPGVSGLEVTERIVRGEYGPRVIVVSVLEDGPMPKRMIAAGAAGYVGKGGDAAELLRAVREVYNGRRFLASNVAHNLALSGLGGDESPFDSLSPRETEVAMLLVQGLRQEEIARRLSLSAKTVNTHKTRLFEKLRIHDNIALARLASQYGMTDPAHAI from the coding sequence ATGACCATCAGGGTCTACGTGGTGGATGACCACGCACTGGTACGCGCCGGGATGCGCATGATCCTGTCGGCTGAAGCCGACATCGAAGTGGTGGGCGAAGCGGAGAGCGGGGAGGTGGCATTGCCACAGATCCGCGCCTTGAAGCCCGATATCGTGCTGTGTGACCTGCACCTGCCCGGAGTCAGCGGGCTGGAAGTCACCGAGCGCATCGTGCGCGGCGAATACGGACCGAGAGTGATCGTGGTGTCCGTGCTCGAGGACGGGCCGATGCCCAAGCGCATGATCGCCGCGGGTGCGGCGGGCTATGTCGGCAAGGGTGGCGATGCGGCCGAGCTGCTACGGGCGGTCCGCGAGGTGTACAACGGGCGCCGGTTCCTGGCCAGCAACGTGGCCCACAACCTGGCGCTGTCGGGGTTGGGTGGCGATGAATCGCCGTTCGATTCGCTGTCGCCGCGCGAAACCGAGGTGGCGATGCTGCTGGTGCAGGGGCTTCGCCAGGAAGAGATCGCGCGTCGGCTGAGCCTGAGCGCGAAAACCGTCAACACCCACAAGACGCGGCTGTTCGAGAAGCTGCGCATCCACGACAACATCGCGCTTGCGAGGCTTGCCAGCCAATACGGCATGACCGACCCCGCGCACGCCATCTAG